CCGTGGTATAGCTAGAGTAATTTAACAAGTTGCAGCACAACTACATGCAAGTGTGGTTGGCGCCGTTATGTGCAAAGACCTAAGGACAGCCTAGTGGATAAAGAAATACAAAATAAATTTGCGTCTTATCCATACGATGCCCGCGAGAAGCTAGAAGACATCAGAAAGCTTATTTTTAATATCGCGGCAGAAGAAAATTTGGGTGACATTACCGAACAGCTTAAATGGGGAGAGCCGAGTTATTCATCAAAGATTGGGAGTCCCATTCGAATAGATTGGAAGCCAAAGCACCCTGATAAAGTATCAGTATTCGTCAATTATAAAACATTGCTTATAGAAACATACAAAGAAATATATGGCTCCTCACTGCAATATGTTGGGAATAGAGAAATAGCTATTCCGCTTTCAAAGCCAATACCATTAGCTGAACTTAAAGGCTGTATATCAATGGCACTGCAATATCATAAGCTCAAAAAACTTCCACTGTTAGGCGCTTAAATGTTCACAAATAACAGCGACTGTGGTTCAACCCCTAGCTAAAAATAAATCATTTCATAGTTAATATGCCCATACTGCGTTGTCTCTAACCATGGCATTTAAGATGGTTATAAACTTTCTCATAGCCGCCGTAAGTGCCACTTTTTTGTGTTTACCTTGGGCAACTAAGTGATGATAAAAACCACTAATGATCGGGTTGCATTGTATGGCGCTCATTGTCGCCATATAGAGCGTGGTACGTACTTGAGCTCTGCCACCTTGTATACGAC
The genomic region above belongs to Pseudomonadales bacterium and contains:
- a CDS encoding DUF1801 domain-containing protein — its product is MDKEIQNKFASYPYDAREKLEDIRKLIFNIAAEENLGDITEQLKWGEPSYSSKIGSPIRIDWKPKHPDKVSVFVNYKTLLIETYKEIYGSSLQYVGNREIAIPLSKPIPLAELKGCISMALQYHKLKKLPLLGA